The DNA window GCTCTTGCCTGGTATGGGTTTTCTGAGCAGGAGGGTGCCCGGGTGCACCCATCCTGCAGGCATCACTCAGGCAGGCACAGAGGCAGGTCAGCCCTGAGGGATGGAGGCAGGGAGGCCCCGTTCCCCAGGTCAGTGCACCCACGTCTCACCCAGATTTGGGGTCAATCACCCCAGGGAGCTTAGGTGCATTTCCTGGGTGCTGTGGGCAGGACCACCTTCCTCCTGTGGCCTGCATAGTAGGGACAGAGCCATGCACCCACAGGTGGGTCGGGtgctgcccgtccctgccccCTCCAAAGgatgtgctgctttctgcatcTCCAGCTCCCATTGCCATAGCAACAGGCTCAGTGCTTGGGTACCCGAGATGCCGGCTCCCGCATCCCACACTGCCATCCTGCCCGCAGCCCTTGCCACTGGGCCCTGGGCGCTGCTGGCATGGTATGACGAGGCCAACATGTTGCAGCATGGTGTTTTGGGAGCTTTAGCACCAGGTGATGTGTGCCTCCAGCGTCGTGCCAGCATCTCATCGTGGGGTCCTCCTTGGGCCCACCCAAAAGGGCTGCGGGGCCTGGGAGCCCTTTCTCCTAAGCTGTCAGAAAATAACATCAGTTGAAACTTCCTCCTGGTAATGgagtgggaaaagggaaaaaatcacttTATGGGACCAATTTTTTGCTGGGAAGCTTCCAAGAAGGGTCTGGTTTCGAAAGGTTCCTGGCAAGAAAGCAAGGGGCAAAACATGCCACCACATGCCAGGGCTGGtgttctgcctgctgctggtggcaggaGGGCTGGCGCCGCTGAACCGTGGTGCCCACCTGCCTGGTGTTGAAGTGGGACTGTCAGGGCTGGTAAGGGTTGGGGTGCTGAGGCTGGTGTAACTCGCTGCACATGTGATGGTGTGCAATGATGCTCAGCCTGGGAAAGCCCCAGCTACAGAAATGTCACCGCGGGGCAAAACTGGGTTGAGAAATGGGAAAGGGTCTGTTTGCCTCTGCTTGCCTCCCCAGCGGGTGCTCCAGGCTTCTGTGCTAGCCCTGGCTACTTAACAAATCATTAATGATCCGCAAACAAGAGCCGGAGGAGCTGGCCTGTGGCTGTGCCAGTAGTCTGAGCCCAGGCAGAGGGGCCAGATGCTGCAGGGATGGACACAGATtgtggggctgggcaggtgGTGGCTTGTGGCACCCAGGGAGCATGAGCAGCTACCATGGTTTTACATTAATTAATGTGGCTTGGGGGGGGGGCCTGGCACGGCCCTAGGGGGGCCAGTGGTGCCGGGGTGCTCAccgcctctccctgccctgccagcaccgggccctGCGATGCCGTTTGGCTGCGTGACACTGGGAGACAAGAAAGATTATAACCAGCCGTCTGAGGTGACCGACAGATATGACCTGGGCCAGGTCATCAAAACGTGAGTTGGTGCCTCCCTGGCCCCAGGGGTGCCCTGGGCTGAGAGGCAGCACAAAGCTGCCCATGGGGGCTTTCGGGGTGCCAGTCCGCAgctgggacaggcagggcaTATTTTGGGGTGGCTGTTCCTTAACTAATCCCTCTTGCTGGCGGGTGCATGGGGGTGTTCACTGCCAGCTCCAAGGAGGGCAACAAGggttccctgctgctgccagctgcagccaggcgGCTCCCTGtattccttcctcctccccgcAAGATCTGTGGGGATTGCAGCAATTCTGCACAAACCTGGCTCCACCAAGTGCTCCGGGAAGAAGAAGGGTTCTGCTCCAGCAAAGGAAAGGGCAGATGTCATCTGAGGGCGAGCGGAGCACTGCTGCTTCCCCCCAACTTTTATTGCCGTGCTGGGGGACCCATTAGGAAGCATTCCACAAAATTAAGCCCCCAGACCTGCTGAGAGCAGTTTGACCCCAAATCACGTGCCAGAAATTTTTCCATCACCCTCTGAAACACCAGGACCACTTGGCCGTGGGTCACACCTGGCAGGGTAATGCTAGGTGGCAGCGGGGACCTTTTCAGGTGCTCTCAGAGCTTTACCCCAGCCTCTGGGCAGCCTTTCCCAAGGCCCATGGGTCCCAGGGAAGTGGCCAGGAGGATTTTGGCATGGCTAGAGGGGTTGGAAAGCCAAAGACTTTGCCAGAGCGGTGCTTAGTGCCTCCCTTGTGggcccccccccagctcccacctggCCGATGGGCTCGAGCACCATTAATAAtagaacagaaatattgcagCATCCCCAGGCAAACGGCGcatcttcccttctttcttcctgaccGCAGCACTCACATCGATGTCGGGGtgtgctgtttttctgccttGGCACAGGTGGCTTCATGGCGGGTCCTACCCCGGCTGCCATAGGGAGGGGGCTTTTTAGTCTGTAAATTTTCCCCCTTCCCTATCAATTTGCTCATTCCATATTGATTCCTTCTCCATATTGATTCCTTCTCACTGCCCCCTTTTTTCCCCGTCTGCTCCAGAGAGGTTTTTAGCTGCACCTGCCTTCCATCCCTGTGGCATCTCCCCTCCTGCTGGATGGGGGGGATGCTGGTGGGCCTGGGGACCACCTGAGTGCCCCAAGCTTGGTGGTCCTTGCGGGGGTGATGGCTGTGGGTGCCCTTCCAGGGAAGAGTTCTGTGAAATCTTCCGGGCCAAGGAGAAGACGACAGGGAAGCTGTACACCTGTAAGAAGTTTCTGAAGCGGGATGGGCGGAAAGTGCGGAAGGCGGCCAAAAACGAGATCATCATCCTCAAAATGTGAGTGCAGGACTGGGGGGCTCCCATGCCGCTGGGCAAAACGAGGAGCCCCTGCTCACCCCCCATCACTCCACAGGGTGAAGCACCCCAACATCCTGCAACTGGTGGATGTCTACATCACCCGCAAGGAGTATTTTATCTTCCTGGAGCTGTAAGTTTGTGGGGTATGGGGGGGCCTGGCTGGGGGTGCCTCCGCCGGTGGGTcttggcagagctgctgttggCAGGGCTACTGGCCGGGAGGTCTTCGACTGGATCCTGGACCAGGGTTACTATTCAGAGAAGGACACCAGCAACGTCATCCGGCAGGTGCTGGAAGCCGTCGCCTACCTGCACTCGCTCAAGATTGTCCACAGGAACCTCAaggtgggtggggggtgtgggagaACCCGTGGGTGCTGGtgtgccccccgccccggtgcTCACGGCccctgtgctggcagctggagaACCTGGTGTACTATAACCGCCTGAAGAACTCCAAGATTGTCATAAGCGACTTCCACCTGGCCAAGCTGGAGAATGGGCTCATCAAGGAGCCCTGCGGCACCCCCGAGTACCTGGGTGGGTGAGAACCAGCTGGGCCGGCGCATGGGGTGGGTGGTGCTGCCAGGGTCCCAGCAGATCCCTGATGCTCCCCGCCACCCTGGGGACTGGTCCGGGGACTCCCATCAGGTCCCTCCTGATGGTCACGGGTGCTCCTGGCaggtccttcctcctcctccccatcacCTGGGGGCCTGATCCTGGGTGCTCCCGGTGGGTCCCTCCCACTCCTCATCACCCCAGGGCTGATCCTGGGTACTCCTGGCAGGTTCCTGCCACTTCTGTCACCCTGGGGGCTGATGCTGGGTGCTCCTGGTGGGTCCATCCCTCTCCCCATCACCCTGGGGATGAGGGGCCAGAGGATGGGGACCCCGGGGCAGGGCCGCTTTCCTGTCCCTCACAGCTCCAGAGGTGGTGGGGCGGCAGCGGTACGGGCGGCCGGTGGACTGCTGGGCCATTGGCGTCATCATGTACATCCTGTGAGTGTGGGGCAAGGGCTGGGGCACctgcggggggctgggggcctgGGACCAGGCTAAGCTCTCTGCACCATCCCCCAGCCTCTCGGGGAACCCCCCCTTCTACGAGGAGGCAGACGAGGAAGACTACGAGAACCATGACAAGAACCTCTTCCGCAAAATCCTGGCTGGGGACTATGAGTTTGACCCACCATACTGGGATGACATCTCGCAAGCAGGTGAGCCCTGCACCAGGTAGGGGGACATGGGGTCCCACATTGTGTGTCCCCCCAGCGCTGACTTCCCCCTGCTGTGCCCCCAGCCAAGGAGCTGGTGACACGCCTGATGGAGGTGGAGCAGGACCAGCGGATCACGGCAGAGGAGGCCATCTCCCATGAGTGGTGAGGGGCAGCAGTGGTGGGTGGGGGTcgggggggctggtgggggctgctcacccctccctgcctccccaggaTCTCCGGCAATGCCGCCTCTGACAAGAACATCAAGGATGGTGTCTGTGCCCAGATTGAGAAGAACTTCGCTCGGGCCAAGTGGAAGGTGGGTGGGGGCAcaccgtgcctcagtttcccctctcAGCCGAGCCCATTCCCCCATCACAGGGCTGTTGGCCTTGGGGATGGGGGGGTCTGCCAACCCCTGCGACCCCGCCAGCCCCCAGAAGGCACCCCTAGTGGGGAACTCCAT is part of the Phalacrocorax aristotelis chromosome 6, bGulAri2.1, whole genome shotgun sequence genome and encodes:
- the CAMKV gene encoding caM kinase-like vesicle-associated protein; amino-acid sequence: MPFGCVTLGDKKDYNQPSEVTDRYDLGQVIKTEEFCEIFRAKEKTTGKLYTCKKFLKRDGRKVRKAAKNEIIILKMVKHPNILQLVDVYITRKEYFIFLELATGREVFDWILDQGYYSEKDTSNVIRQVLEAVAYLHSLKIVHRNLKLENLVYYNRLKNSKIVISDFHLAKLENGLIKEPCGTPEYLAPEVVGRQRYGRPVDCWAIGVIMYILLSGNPPFYEEADEEDYENHDKNLFRKILAGDYEFDPPYWDDISQAAKELVTRLMEVEQDQRITAEEAISHEWISGNAASDKNIKDGVCAQIEKNFARAKWKKAVRVTTLMKRLRAPEQTETTPASATTAASTAATDTAAPAAPSTPPAAPQPPAPGTPPATTCNGDGAAAAATTASPFEQTG